A genomic region of Podarcis raffonei isolate rPodRaf1 chromosome 13, rPodRaf1.pri, whole genome shotgun sequence contains the following coding sequences:
- the LOC128398951 gene encoding olfactory receptor 4K3-like — MAWGNKTMVTEFVLLGLSETWEVQLVFFVFFLLLCMATLFINILTLSAIFRCRHLSDSPMFFLLGHLAFLDLCLSSFATPRSLFDFLAQHHVISFHGCMAQIFFLHLFGGSEMLLLVAMAIDRYVAISHPLHYATLMNRRHCMGLVLACWTGGLLHTTVQLVFTIKAPFCGPNLVHNFFCDLPFVIKLACTDTYPLEVMMVTNSGILSLVSFVALLLSYGFILHTICSMPHSKRTTKTASTCTSHLIVVTMYFGPCIFIYLQPYSQFMADKVLCIFYTCFTPLLNPTIYALKNKEMKATMGSLLARLSGKVSTQGQPYH; from the coding sequence ATGGCATGGGGAAACAAGACAATGGTGACTGAGTTTGTCCTGCTGGGCCTCTCTGAAACTTGGGAGGTCCAATTGGtcttctttgtcttcttcctcctcctctgcatggCTACTTTGTTCATCAACATTCTCACCCTCTCAGCTATTTTCAGATGTCGCCATCTTTCAGACTCACCCATGTTCTTTCTCCTGGGTCATTTGGCTTTCCTGGACCTCTGCCTGTCCTCCTTTGCCACTCCAAGATCTCTCTTTGATTTCCTTGCCCAACACCATGTCATTTCCTTCCATGGCTGCATGGCACAAATCTTTTTTCTTCATCTCTTTGGAGGCAGTGAGATGCTCCTGCTGGTAGCCATGGCAATTGACCGGTACGTGGCCATCTCCCATCCTCTCCATTATGCCACTCTCATGAATCGGCGGCATTGCATGGGGCTTGTGCTAGCCTGCTGGACTGGTGGGCTCCTCCACACCACTGTGCAATTGGTTTTTACAATTAAGGCACCTTTCTGTGGGCCCAATCTTGTGCACAATTTCTTCTGTGACCTCCCCTTTGTCATCAAGTTGGCTTGCACTGACACCTACCCCCTGGAGGTCATGATGGTCACCAACAGTGGCATTTTGTCACTGGTGTCTTTCGTTGCTCTGCTTCTCTCGTATGGATTCATTCTTCATACCATTTGCTCCATGCCCCACTCTAAAAGGACCACAAAGACTGCTTCCACGTGTACCTCTCACCTCATTGTGGTCACCATGTACTTTGGGCCCTGTATTTTTATTTACCTGCAGCCATACAGTCAATTCATGGCTGATAAAGTGCTCTGCATCTTCTACACCTGTTTCACCCCCTTGCTGAACCCGACTATCTATGCTTTGAAGAACAAGGAGATGAAGGCTACTATGGGAAGCCTGCtggcaaggctttctgggaaggtTTCCACTCaaggccagccctatcattag
- the LOC128398952 gene encoding olfactory receptor 4K3-like, with protein sequence MSTNQTMVTEFLLLGLSETWEVQIFLFVLFLLLYMATLFTNILILSAIFKDHHLSDSPMFFLLGNLAFLDLCMSSFSTPNLFDFLSEHHAISFHGCMAQIFFLHLFAGSEMLLLIAMAYDRYVAIAHPLRYTSLMSRWHCTGLVLASWAGGLLHATVQLGFIINAPFCGPNQVDSFFCDLPLIIMLACTDTYPLEVMMITNSGIMSLVTFVGLLLSYGFILYTIRSRGASERSTKAASTCTSHLIVVTMYFGPIMFIYLRPYARFMIDKVLSVFYMSVTPLLNPTIYALKNKEMKAALGNLLARLSGQVSTH encoded by the coding sequence ATGTCAACAAACCAGACAATGGTGACTGAGTTCCTCCTGCTGGGCCTCTCTGAAACCTGGGAAGTCCAAATCTTCTTATTTGTTTTATTCCTTCTCCTCTACATGGCTACATTATTCACCAACATCCTTATcctctcagcaattttcaaggatCACCACCTTTCAGACTCACCCATGTTCTTTCTTCTGGGTAACCTGGCTTTCCTAGACCTTTGCATGTCTTCCTTTTCCACCCCAAATCTCTTTGATTTTCTTTCCGAACACCATGCCATTTCCTTCCATGGCTGCATGGCACAAATCTTCTTTCTCCATCTCTTTGCAGGCAGTGAGATGCTCCTGCTGATAGCCATGGCCTATGACCGGTATGTGGCCATCGCCCATCCTCTCCGTTATACCTCACTTATGAGCCGGTGGCATTGCACGGGGCTTGTGCTAGCCTCCTGGGCTGGTGGGCTCCTACATGCCACTGTGCAATTGGGTTTTATCATTAATGCACCTTTCTGTGGGCCTAATCAGGTGGACAGTTTCTTCTGTGACCTCCCCTTGATCATCATGTTGGCCTGCACTGACACCTACCCCCTGGAAGTCATGATGATCACCAACAGTGGCATTATGTCACTGGTGACTTTTGTTGGCTTACTTCTCTCCTACGGATTCATTCTCTACACAATCCGCTCTCGGGGGGCATCTGAAAGGAGCACCAAGGCTGCTTCCACATGTACCTCTCATCTCATTGTGGTCACCATGTACTTTGGGCCCATTATGTTTATTTACCTGCGCCCATATGCCCGGTTCATGATTGATAAAGTGCTCTCTGTCTTCTACATGTCTGTCACCCCCTTGCTGAACCCAACTATCTATGCTTTGAAGAACAAGGAGATGAAGGCTGCCCTTGGAAATCTGTTGGCAAGGCTTTCTGGGCAGGTTTCCACTCATTGa